CCTAAATTTATTTGGTCATAAGGGGGCATAGGTGCCCAAACATTAAGACAAGCTTCCTCATCCATCCAATACTGTACAATATTTAATACAATTACCATCGCCATTTTGTATTGGGTTAGAATGTTCCAATtagatattaaaataaaatgtagAAAAGATCGTGGACTTTAATTGGGTTTGGCCActctaaattttttatttttggtataCACCCTTATTTGGAAAACAATATGGAGGAATAAACCCCTGCCGTTACTTTTACCTAACGGATGCTGACGTGATacattttagagggacctaaatcaatgtgacttataatatgTGATGGAGagacaataataataataattgagaGTGACTTTCAATACTCCCCTATCCattatttttgagttaatttttttagaaaaaatgtgacttataatatgTGATGGAGAGACATTTTTTGTTAAATATGTTCGGAGTCTTTGAACTATAgtgaaaatttggtttttttttttttttagaaacgaaaaaaaaatggtaTTCCTCCCTTAATTAAATTTTCGTTGTTTTTGGTCCTTTAACTTATAAAACCGTTTAATAATAAGGGGAGAGAGTGAGTCAAATTACCAAAAGTCTATGGCGAATTTAAATTTTCTCTTGTTCTGGCTGCGCATGTTGCTGTGACTTTTCTTAACGCGATTTTGTGcatttccatttccatttccatttccAAAGTTGAAACTATCAAACTTCAAACCAACCAAGCCTCTTAAATTTGTgtcctttctcttcttcttccttcaattCAATACATTCATAATCACACCAGGTACTATCTCTCTTCCTTGTTATCATCTTCATCTAATTCTCAGCTTTTCACTtcaaatttcactttttttcatCTGGGTTTTTGCTATCCTTGTTGATCTCTTGTTATCTATATTTAACTGTATAAATTTTGTCtcttttgagttggttttgTATGTTGACCacttcaaaattcaattttgatGAAAAGGGGTTTGCTTTTTTGATAAGAACTTTGATTTGATATCTGGGTTTTTTGCCAACAGTGATTGAGTATCTTGATTCCTTGGCTTGTCTTTTCAGGTGGGAGTATACACAAGATCATTGTTTTTTTAAGGTAGagactagagagagagagagagagagagataatgGTTGGTTCAAAGAAATCACCTTTGAAATATGCTAAGCCTAGCTCAGTTGACCCTGTCTCTAAGCATAAAAACCCctttgattctgatgaagagaCAAAAGATAACAAAAAACATGTTTCTGGACATGGTCTAGTTTCAAGAGAGAGTAACACCAACCCCTTTGATGATGATTATGCCAGTGGCcactcttcatcatcttcttatGCTGTTTCATCAGCCAATAATCCAAACAGGTACAAGAATGGTTTCCGCGATTCTGGGGGGTTGGAGAGTCAATCAGTGCAGGAGTTGGAGAACTATGCCGTGTACAAATCTGAAGAGACTACAAAGTCAgtaaacaactgtttgaagatAGCTGAGGAAATAAGAGAGGATGCTACCAATACATTAGTGATGCTGCATCAGCAAGGCGAGCAGATTACAAGGAGTCACGATGTTGCTGCTGATATTGATCATGATCTAAGTCGGGTATAGATCTTGTTATTCCCGTGTTAGTTATGTTCCATTTGGATACACATCAAAGAGCGCTTATTGAAGCTTCTCTATTAAAGAAAGcactagataagctccaataagtgatTTTTGGTCTTATCCAAACGAGCTTTTAGTGCTATTGTGTCAGGGTCTCCTTTATGGGCATTTTCTTCATGCTGTTTTCAATTGATATTGTGGACCAAATTTTAACTGTCTATTGCTGTTTACAGGGAGAAAAGCTTTTGGGAAGTCTTGGAGGCATGTTCTCCAGAACTTGGAAACCAAAGAAGACAGGCACAATAACTGGCCCTGTTATTTTTGGAGGTtagtatttttttctctctatgaCCTTTTTGATTTTAATAGCTTTGGGATGCATGATAATGATATTATGTGCATCATGATAACAGCTGATCCAGTCAGAAGAAATGGCAACCACTCGGAGCAGAGAGAGAAGTTAGGATTGACTTCTTCAGCTCCTAAAGGGCAGTCAAAGCCGCGGAAATCACTTTCTGAGCCAACAAATGCATTTGAAAAAGTTGAGGTTTGTATCAACTTGATGAAGATTAATTGTTGTCTGAAGTCATGAACATAACAATGATTCTGTCTCTTAATGCTTTAACATCTGATATATATCTGAAtaaatgcatgtttggaaactcgtTTGGAGCCAAAATCATGGTAGATTGAAACAAAAGCTGAGGGAAGTTGCTTCTATCGACCCTAAATTTTGGCTTCATTGTGGTTTTAAAacgagtttccaaacatgcacaaagCACCAAGTAGTTTTCTACTATTGTTCGGGCTCTAATGAGTAATGGCCATTATAATTTTGCAACTCTCCTCATATTTCTCTCATTAACCACCTATACTTTCGACTGACCATTAGCCTGACCTGGATACTGTAATTATAATTTGTGATACTCTCCTTTGCATTTGATTGATATACTTACTATTGTTAAATTTAGCTACTGAACAGAATGTTCTGAAACAGGTTGAAAAAGGGAAGCAAGATGATGCATTGTCAGATATTAGTGATCTCTTAGGAGAATTGAAGGGCATGGCCATGGACATGGGATCTGAAATTGACAGGCAAGTTGATCAGATTCTGTGTTTTCGCCAATTTACCTTCGTTAGTTTAACTAACTGATATTAATGATTGCTCAGGATGTACTAGTTGTGTAATTAAGTAGAAGTATTTCACTTTATTAAGGATATCATTATTTATAGTTGCTTTTGGCATCGTTGCAGGCATATCAACGCCATGGATGGTTTTGACAAAGATGTTGAGAAGCTGAGTATCCGTATGAATGGTGCTAATCAACGCGGTCGTCATTTACTTGGAAAAGCACACAGATCATGAGATTTGATTCCAACTTTTGCTATTTCATTCCTTCCCCCTGCACACACATGCTTGTTTATTAAATTGAGGGGGCATTGAGCTTTCTGGAAAACTAGCTTCAGATATTATAATGTACCAGCTTGTGAATTTTGTTTCTGAAATATAGTATTGATTTGAGATTGTTTATGAGCAAATTATCAGAATGCATGAGATATCGGGTTATGGACCACAATTACAACAACGTAGGAATAGCGAGCAGAAAAATTAGAAACTTATGTGGAGGCGTGAAGATTTTATGAAAGCATGTACATATGGTAAAAAGCAATTTGATTCCTTGATGTTTTTAAAGCACTCTATTTTGGTCCTTTAAAAATTAACATGGTCTTGTTTTAGTTCTCAATTTTTGTCTTCTTGGTTCTAATATGAATTGATATGTTCGACATTTTACAGGACAAGTGCTGTAGCATAAATGTTAGTACTTATACCACATTTTTATATGGATTAATTTACCATTTTGTTATCTTATAAGTCTATCTTGTTCAGTTAACAAATTATCACATCATTCTTTTAATTGACTTGTGAATCCTTGAACAATAATCATTTAAACTATGTTGAcaacattctctctctctctcactccctctcctctctctctctctcacattaGTTATGCAAAACTTGAAAGTGACGCAAATTATTGTTGAGAGTGCAAGTGATTGAGTCCCATAAATCCAATGTCTTAAGATTTTGAGTAAAGTTATAGCGTCAAGTTCTCTTGATGTCTCGTTTTCTTGGCCCATGGGCTCCCTCTGTCTCCTCAGTGAAaggtatcagagccaatggtTAGTGTGACTATGATGACGACTTCTCGTAGTGAAAGTCCTTCGGGCGGTGTGGTCAGACAAATATATGACCCTAAACCCAATGCCTTAAATCACTACTGAAGAAGAATGAAACAAAATCACTActttcccaaagaaaatcaagtGTGAAACAAATAACTTGAACCAACAATTTATTCACAAGTTGATGATACATCTTATGCCTCTTCAATATTAAACTATTGCAAAGCTTGAAACTTTCGAGTAACAGCTCACGAATACTTACAATTACCATGAGAGCTTGCAGTTGCATACTCCTAGTGCCTAGTTTACAAGATTATAGAAAACTAAAGTTTTCTGTGTCTAGCACATGCTGGAGCATCAAAGTTAGGATAAACAATAAATGCAATGGACAAAGGAGCCATGTATATTGGAGATAGTACATTACTGCGTACTGGATCCAATGGTGGAAAATTTCCCTCACTTGTTAACTCCAGTGGAATACCGTTCAGTACCATGGTTTGGCTTCTAATGATGTCATCATGTGAAGTTAGGTGATACTCTTCCCTGTATGTTACTTCTGATCCTTTTGTTCCAACCCAAGAAAATGTCCTCTTAAGATGGTCAAAGAATGAGTTTCCTTTATGGGTGCTTTTGGTCACTGCATTTCCTTCAGCACTTGCTGTCACAGGGTTTTGAACATTGAGTATGAAATTAGTCTGGTTGCTCAAGTTGATCAACAGTAACGTTACACCCACCTGTAGAATGAAATTGATAAGAATCTGATGAATGCTAAAAGAAATATTCAGAGAGCAGACAATTGTTTAGATAGATGGCTATCATCTAATCTTAAGTCACAAGATGTGAAGCTCAACTCCCTGCAAATTTCACTTTAATTAAAAGAGTTGCTAGCAAATTGGAAGTGAGTGACACAAAATCAACCTTTGTTCGAAGTTTTCACACATTCATTATCAAACAAAACGGAATATAATGTCAAAAACTCTAAAAGATCTACAAATCAAGAGATATATATTCTGGGACAACAAGGAAGTCTGATTAGATAGAATGTAATATGTGAAGATTTGAATCCAATTTCAGTTTTTATAGTAACAGCTTAAATTAGACTGGACACAAGCTATCTGGTTCACTGTTTGTTTGTGCTATATGTATTTTGCTATTTTATGAGTAATTTTCGTTTTTCATCCCATTGATTATCTAACTACAGGTCTACAACAAACAAACACCTAATtaattctaaagtcaaaatcaattatggaaaAAAGCTTTTGTGGGTACCAAAATTTATTCTGATGAAAAAGAAGAGGGATTTGGCTAACTGCATGGATCGTAGGCTCAAATCTCTATGTCAACATTGTACCAAAATACCAGGCACCTAGAAGCCAAATGGAAAACCCTAATTGATTAGGCATGAGACCAAAACTTCTAGCATGACCACAGAAGTATGGTGAAATGTTCATAAAATCATTCAGTGTTATATTCACCTTGGCTCTCCTATGAACAAATCTAAAATTCATTCTTCCATAAACTTCAGTGCATTCTAAGTTTCTAACCACTGCATATTCTTTTTTCTTACTGTCAAATTTACATATAATATATCAGCATGTTAAGCTGCATATGATGTCATATCAGCTTTAATTTCTTAATAATTGGAATGCTAATCAAACATCATATACATAAGAGTGAACTCCAAATTCACGTCTCCCTATAACATTATATTTTCCATACAAGTAGAAATAAATTAGTGCACTTACGCTGTCTTTTGAACAATGGGCATAAGTGCGTAAAAAGGGTGAAGAAATATCATTTGAAACTGCAAGAACCTTCTTTCCCATCAGCCGATGCCACAAAAGTGCACTATCGGGAAAAAAAGATGAGAGTCTAGGATTAGATAATGTTAGGTACCAGAATAACAACACTATGACTGAATGAAACTGAGATTGATGATCACTGAATCCTCTGGAAATACCCAGAAACAGTGTTTAAGGAATTACAAAAtaacagaaagaaaaacaagataAGCAAGAGCAATTTCGAGAGTGCTCTTTCTCTCCCAAGTCCTATGCCAAATTCTGCCTAAAAAGACTCTCTCTCTCCATAACTAACTTATATTCTATCAGCTGGTAGCAATGGTCCCCTCCTCATCATAGGATGCTGCCACCTCACCAGATAGTACTAGGGAATATTAGCTTCTAGAATGTTGAATCATCATGTGGTCCATCTTGCTGTTTGGGCCTCCTCTCATAGACTTTACCAAACCTGGGCCTAATGCTTGGGTTTGCAACAGATATGTTCAACAAAGATATACGAACCACCATAAATCTTCAAGTACCctataatgaaaataaaaagtacatATATCtagtctctttctctcttcaatttttaatttatacttGCCTGTAGTAGTCAGGATTGGGAGTGAGGGTGGTGGTATTGAGAAGGCCATAGTTTCCTCCAATTAAAGTCTGTCTGCAGTAAACTTTAGTCCCGTAGCTGGATGCAATTCCAAGTTGATCTAAGTACCTATGATATGAGTCgtttaaattttccaacttaAAAGTTAAACACAAGTAATCATTTtgctaattaaaaaatcataaatgctTCTTAGCAATTAAAAAATATGAGCAGAAAATGATGGAGGGAATGAACAACCAGTATTACCAAAAGCTGTTCAGAAATGTGTTAGAAACAAAGCGGCCACCACTGTTGTATGCCCCACCAGCTTCTCCTACCCATGCAGAAGTCCAAGGACCATGTTTTTGAATGGTTGCTGAAAGATTGCTGAAAATATTTTCAACCTTGCTCAAGCGCTCAGGATCTAAAATCTTCCTTTCAAGATGCTCATCACTACCTGAAAAAGAGAGATTAAATTAGGAACAGATTAATTTACCAAACTATAGTATAAAGAATCATGTATGACAAGCAAACCTGGGCCCAAATTATATAAATGATGACTTAGAACATTGATTATGCCTGAACCCGAAACCTGAAGAAGTTTGTCATACCACTCCTTTTCATAAAATCCCCCAGGTGCTACAAGTGAAGGTTTGAACTTGGAGCTCTCATATAAAACATCTAGAATTTGTTTAAGTTTTATCACGTCTTTACCATACTGTGCGACAGCAACACTTGCACCAATGCCCTTACCACTCAACTCATTGCCTACAAGCAGCATATGCAAGAATAAGGTCAAATTAAACATAAATGAGCATCAAAGTAACAAATAACTCTATCTAGTGTCCTACCAAGTTCCCAGGAATCAATCTTGTATCCTTTTGAAATAGTGTACTTTATAAAATCATAAGTATTAGTAGGGTCCCAGGTTCCTTCCCAAACATTATGACTAATCTGGTGCCTCCCGTGGAGCGCGTTCAAGCCAAATGTCACAATGGCCCTGCAAGTGTCAAATTCTAATTAAGTTACATCACAGATAATCATCCCTCCACCACCCCACTTTGATTTCTTGAACATAAATATGCTTATGCTAAACCATACATAGAGATAGTATAGTAAATCATGCACACACAGGCAttcaaattctttttttttgtattttcttaTAGAAAAAGAGGTTTGCAAGTATTTATAGGTCAAAGCCTGGATGGACCACAGCGGTATTCACTCTAACAAAAGCTATTGCTAATATTAACCAATCATGAAAGATAGAAGGACTAGAATGATGAACTTAAATGATAACAATAAACAAAGCACCTTATGTCTGTGattataaggaaaaaggaatACAATAAAACTATATATCATTCTATTtgcatgttttttttatcaaggGTGAAAAAGGTATTAAGTATATGCAGCTAGAGAACCTATTATACCTCCAATGAAGGGATGTAAAGCTGGATTATACTAGAggaagcacaaaaaaaaaataacaaatgaaAACTATCACTTGGTTATAGTACCCTaattaaaaaccaaattttattttttcatgttttttatttGGCTTGAAGGAAGAGGGAGGCGCTGGGGATAATAAGAATTTCAATGTTAAAATTCTCACCCTGTTTcattgaaaaattgattcagcTCATCCCACCTTTCCATGTGTAAACATCCCTTTGAAAATCCAAACAGTCCACCTTTCATCTTTTGAAATAGATGACAAGGATACTTCAAACTTCCTACATCATACAGCACCTGGTCTTGCAAAGAACCTCCAAGTCTTATCCTCAACGGCTTGAATGCTATCATGAAAACAATACTATCATGCTTAACAAAGCATTCCAAAGATGATTTGAtagagcacttattggagcttatcctGTGTCTTTTTTATAAGATAAGCTCCTATAAGTGCTCTTTGGTCCGCATTCAAATAGGCTCATTGTAACTTTTATGCagccacaaaaaaaaaagaatgctATCAGAGTCATTGATCTTCTAAACCATATGGACCTAAGTAATTCAAATATACACACCTTGGATTGCTTTGGCAAGGAAAGGATGAGACAAGTCCTGAAAAATCAATCCACATTGAATTGAACAATTACTAAAACTGGTTGACTCTGCTTGCTAGAGTTCTAAATGGAggatttggggggggggggggtggaaGGGAAATATAAATTCTCAAGAGTGTTCATTTCAATACAAACTAATTCCAAAATACTCACCAAATTTACAACAGATGAATATCCCCAGGGGCAATGGTTGTAGTCACACTTATCGTGAGGCCACCAATCAATGGTGGCACAAATAAAGTTATCCCCTGTTTCAGCTTTTGCTTGAGCTCCATTTACGAGCAGCGAACCATGCTCGATATCTTCACTTAAAGTTAGTCGAAGAGAAGCCAAAACGAGTATCAATGCGAGGTGGAATCCCATTAGTGGATCAATTGTTGCAGCAGCATCCGAGGCCAACACAACTAATCCAAATTAACTGTAGTAAAACATAAAAGCTTATTTACAgacagatcttctgaagcgacATAATTGCAATTTTCTTTTACCTAAAATTTAGGAAGATATGAAATTGAGGCTTTAAACTAACACTATCTAATGAATCCATGTTTAAACTGGAAACTAGAAACCAGAAAATGAAACTATTAAAAGGACAATGAAGATTATGATTGCCCAAATTTCCTGAAATGTAAAAATGATAGATAATACCCATTACTTTAATTTATAATGTCCAATTACAATTTTAGCACAAGTAGATGGTAACAGTGAAAAGCAACCCAGGTTTCCTAAGATGGTGTGTCCTTTTCAATATCAATACTCATCATTGTGATGTAGCAATTGTGGCAATAAATTCATTTACCAGAAGTCAAAAACGAAAATGAGAGGTGCTTCTCAAAATTTTGAGCATTACAGAGTAAATATCAAAAGCCACAATTTTTTAAATGCCCACAATGACATATGCTTATTAAATCCATTACAATGGTCAATCAGAAACAGAACAAAAATAACGTAATCAGAAAATAAACtatgatcaatttttttttaattatattttcattCTTCAACACACTAAAACTAAACATAAGCAAAACATAGAATAATAATAGGTTGAATTCAAACTATAAGTCAAAAAAaccttcattttttattataaaaagcCTACGGAGAGTTATTACACAAGCAGAAATAGATAGTTAGATAGATAATGAAAGATCTGAATAAGACAGATAAGAATTCATGAATCTCAGACCATAAATATTGAACAACAGGGAAAAAAGCGAAGTGGGTTTTGAGCTACCACCACTACTTCATGTGAAATCTAGAGCTACAAGCTAAAACAGGATTAGAAGAGAGACCCATGAGCCagaaataaagaagaagaaaatgggacAGAGAAGAGTAACGAACCTGAACCTCTAGAGATCTCGATTTGGGAGGTTCAATGCCATTATTGAGGAGAAGGTGTGGTGGGTCAATAGTGGCGGTGCTTTAACTGCTACTAGAATAAAAACAAAAGGtgatgttctttttcttttgttttcttctttctaTGACTTTGAGTGTGCTCCGTATAAAG
This is a stretch of genomic DNA from Lotus japonicus ecotype B-129 chromosome 1, LjGifu_v1.2. It encodes these proteins:
- the LOC130734618 gene encoding SNAP25 homologous protein SNAP33-like, which gives rise to MVGSKKSPLKYAKPSSVDPVSKHKNPFDSDEETKDNKKHVSGHGLVSRESNTNPFDDDYASGHSSSSSYAVSSANNPNRYKNGFRDSGGLESQSVQELENYAVYKSEETTKSVNNCLKIAEEIREDATNTLVMLHQQGEQITRSHDVAADIDHDLSRGEKLLGSLGGMFSRTWKPKKTGTITGPVIFGADPVRRNGNHSEQREKLGLTSSAPKGQSKPRKSLSEPTNAFEKVEVEKGKQDDALSDISDLLGELKGMAMDMGSEIDRHINAMDGFDKDVEKLSIRMNGANQRGRHLLGKAHRS
- the LOC130734617 gene encoding heparanase-like protein 1 produces the protein MGFHLALILVLASLRLTLSEDIEHGSLLVNGAQAKAETGDNFICATIDWWPHDKCDYNHCPWGYSSVVNLDLSHPFLAKAIQAFKPLRIRLGGSLQDQVLYDVGSLKYPCHLFQKMKGGLFGFSKGCLHMERWDELNQFFNETGAIVTFGLNALHGRHQISHNVWEGTWDPTNTYDFIKYTISKGYKIDSWELGNELSGKGIGASVAVAQYGKDVIKLKQILDVLYESSKFKPSLVAPGGFYEKEWYDKLLQVSGSGIINVLSHHLYNLGPGSDEHLERKILDPERLSKVENIFSNLSATIQKHGPWTSAWVGEAGGAYNSGGRFVSNTFLNSFWYLDQLGIASSYGTKVYCRQTLIGGNYGLLNTTTLTPNPDYYSALLWHRLMGKKVLAVSNDISSPFLRTYAHCSKDSVGVTLLLINLSNQTNFILNVQNPVTASAEGNAVTKSTHKGNSFFDHLKRTFSWVGTKGSEVTYREEYHLTSHDDIIRSQTMVLNGIPLELTSEGNFPPLDPVRSNVLSPIYMAPLSIAFIVYPNFDAPACARHRKL